Proteins found in one Seonamhaeicola sp. S2-3 genomic segment:
- a CDS encoding efflux RND transporter periplasmic adaptor subunit, giving the protein MKKILFLYTLIFTFSLATSCGSDKKNTVENDAPAIKVKVEQVSTNGNNPFLAVSGKVQAVNSSNLSTRMMGYVNKIYVKVGDKVKKGQLLLSVNNTDLSAKLAQVNAKVTEAEAAFNNAEKDYNRYKNLFNENSASQKELDDITANYNMSKARLKAANEMKKEVQAQFSYANIRAPFSGVVSNKFINEGDMANPGMPLIEVESPGKFQVMAMVPETEISQIKNGAKVAVQIKSLNQTVNGEVTEVSSSAKNTGGQYLVKILLEKSDVKLLSGMFATVQFPVEKSNLSSTVLIPISALVNKGELSGVYTVSQTNTAILRWLRLGRTQGDKVEVLSGLNANESYIIDSDAKLFNGAKVTVQ; this is encoded by the coding sequence ATGAAAAAAATACTATTTCTATACACGCTTATTTTTACTTTTTCACTAGCTACAAGCTGTGGTAGTGATAAAAAAAATACAGTAGAAAATGACGCGCCAGCAATAAAAGTTAAGGTAGAACAAGTTAGTACAAATGGCAATAATCCTTTTTTAGCAGTTAGCGGAAAAGTTCAAGCAGTTAATAGTTCCAACCTTAGCACTAGAATGATGGGCTATGTTAACAAAATTTATGTTAAAGTAGGAGATAAAGTAAAAAAAGGACAGTTATTACTTAGTGTAAATAACACAGATTTATCTGCAAAATTGGCGCAAGTAAATGCTAAAGTAACAGAGGCTGAAGCAGCTTTTAATAATGCTGAAAAAGATTATAACAGGTATAAAAACTTATTTAATGAGAACAGTGCTTCTCAAAAAGAGCTAGATGATATTACGGCCAATTATAACATGTCAAAAGCAAGATTAAAGGCGGCTAATGAAATGAAAAAAGAAGTGCAGGCTCAATTTAGTTACGCTAATATTAGAGCGCCTTTTAGCGGGGTAGTAAGCAATAAATTTATTAATGAAGGAGATATGGCAAACCCAGGAATGCCTTTAATAGAGGTAGAATCTCCTGGGAAGTTTCAGGTAATGGCTATGGTGCCAGAAACAGAGATTTCACAAATTAAAAATGGGGCTAAAGTAGCAGTTCAAATAAAATCTTTAAACCAAACGGTAAATGGTGAAGTTACAGAAGTTAGTTCTTCTGCTAAAAATACAGGTGGACAATATTTGGTAAAAATACTACTAGAGAAGTCTGATGTTAAATTGCTTTCAGGCATGTTTGCAACGGTACAGTTCCCTGTAGAAAAATCTAATCTATCTAGTACTGTGTTAATTCCTATATCAGCATTAGTTAACAAAGGCGAATTATCTGGTGTTTATACTGTTAGTCAAACCAATACGGCAATATTACGTTGGTTAAGGTTAGGAAGAACGCAAGGTGATAAAGTAGAAGTGCTTTCTGGTTTAAATGCTAACGAAAGCTATATCATTGATTCTGATGCTAAGTTGTTTAATGGTGCTAAAGTAACAGTTCAATAA